The segment ATCCAAACGCCTCAGGTAGCAGCTGTGTGGGAGGAACACAATCCCAATACACGCTTTCCTACTGCATGCAACAACTTAACACCGCGCGGCTTGTCTGCACAAGCACCTTGGCTGCTGTGTGTTATCTTTTCTGAATGTGTAGTACCACACATCTTTATAAATCCACCTGGTAGTAGAACGTGTACTTGTGTTACCGTCTCGTCACTTGGCCACACATTGTTCCTCCTCTATAAATACTATGAGGTGGGTGGCAGCGAGCAGCAGAAGCCAATTCAATAAGTTGACATTTAAGTAGAATAAGAGCCTGCTGGGAAGAGTCTGTCTGTGTTGAATTGAAGATCTCCCCGACCCAGATCAGATGAGACACTAAGTGATACTATCCTAAGATTATATGCTTCGAGGCAAGTAATTGatcattaaatgttttaaaacacgTTGGGGTTTGGTTTTGAATAGAACAGATTCCTCGTTCTGGGGACATATGGGACATTACATTAAGAGACACGTTTGAGTGAGGAGCAGCAATGAGCGCTCACGTCCGGTTATTGGTCATTATTTGGTGAAGCAGGACATGTAGGTCAGTAAGCGAGTGGAGCGGTAACCAAAGAGTGTCTGGGCTTGTTAGTAAGCGGCTTCCAGCAGGTCGGTGTGTGGCGACGAGCAGCGCAGGATCAAATTAGGACAACGGTCACGATCTTACCTTGCCACAAGCAGCAGACGCCCATAGCTGCACAGACCCAGCctgtcctccagctgcagggcGGTACTGGTGCCTGGTTACATATGCGGAATCATCTCCCCTCCCtgcaatgctgctgctgctgttgttgttcccAGAAAAACAAAGGGACAGTATGGGAGCATGAACCTACCGcgacatttatttacattagataccctcccccccctccacacacatacacaaccccTTTTATTAGACCATTTGAAGGTAAACATTTATAAACTGAGCATTAACCCTCTCCTAAGGGGCTGCTTTGAGACAGCCTTGTATAAGAGACCTGGTCCTCATTTAACCTGCATCAGACGGATACTGATGGTTTAAATTTAAATGGCCTGTGCAGACTGAGTTGAGGTGGGTTCACCCTCCTCTGCATCACCCTGTACCGCTCAGCCGTCTCTGCTCTAATAATTATGTCATTCTTCCTCGACTGTTTCCTCAGCCAGACTTTTGATCAGAGAGAGATGTGCGTTGGTGATGGAAGGTGTTGGAATGCAACTTAATGTGCCGACATGCAGCGTCAGGCTAAGAAATTATTAAGTAGCTTCTTTCTCCCCACAATGCTATTAAGTGTGAGTAGAAGCTAAACAGCTGCTGTTGTAGATGTTGACTGTATTATAGTAAATGAACAGTCACATTGTGGATCCAGCAGCAAGTTGTTTTGTCCTGCTGTATGTTCGAGGCTGTGCAGCATGTGGTTTGAATTTGCTcttctccaaaaaaaaaaaggggggggggttcatttcTCAGACCATTGGCCTTTTGAGAGACAATAATAAACATACAGCAGCTGTTTTAAATAGTCCATAAGTAATGGTTTAACACATGACATGTTTCAAGCTGTTGTTATTTTGGGACATGTCCTCACTTTCGCCATTTGCTTCCATGCCTCAGGTTGCAAGATCAAAGCACTGCGAGCCAAGACCAACACCTACATCAAGACCCCTGTTCGAGGTGAGGAGCCTGTTTTTGTGGTGACTGGAAGAAGGGAGGACGTGGCTATGGCCAGACGGGAGATCATCTCTGCTGCCGAGCACTTCTCCATGATCAGAGCCtccagaaacaaaaacaccagCCTGAACGGGAGTGGTACCCCTGTCCCTGGACCACCTAACCTGCCCGGACAGACGACCATCCAGGTGAGGGTGCCTTACCGTGTGGTGGGGTTGGTTGTTGGCCCCAAGGGTGCCACTATCAAGCGCATCCAGCAGCAGACCCACACCTACATTGTGACACCCAGTCGAGATAAGGAGCCAGTGTTTGAGGTGACGGGGATGCCAGAGAATGTGGACAGAGCACGTGAAGAGATTGAAGCCCACATCTCTATGAGGACAGGAGGCCTTATTGAGCTCCAGGATGAAAATGACTTCCATGCTAATGGCACAGATGTTGGCTTTGATCTGCACGGGCATGCCACCCTGTGGTCCAAGCCAAATGGTGGGATGACCCTCGTCCGTAAACCCTTCTCCAACTACCGCAacgactcttcctcctctctgggcAGTGCCTCTACAGACTCCTACTTTGGTAATAACAGTTCACGCATGGCTGACTACAGCCCTCCCAGCCCCGCACTCAGTTACACCACCACCAACAATAATGggaacaacaataacaacaacatcaacgtCAACACCAATGGCAACGGTTTCGTTTACGGAAGTGAGGTGATCTCGCCTGACTGCACTGATCTGACCTTTGACTCATCACCAGGGTTTGACCCAACACAAGCCCCACCAGGTCTCCTGTGGTCCCAGTGTGATAGTCGCATAACCCCCTCCTCAACTGGAGGCAGCTCCCCCACCTCAACTTCAGCCATATTCCCCACCAATACGTCCACTAATGCCAATGGGATAGTGGCGAGTCAGAGAAGGGTTAATGGATGTACCCCACAGCCCAGACTGTCCCCTCCACTCCATAACCACACTGGAGGCCCCACTGAGCACCCGTTAGCCCAAAGGGTGCGCAGTGACCCGGTTGGTGGTCTGCTCAGTTTCCCTGGTTACTCCAGTACCATTGCCTCCCTGCCTGGCCCTCACCTACCTGGGGTTGCATGTGACTCCTCcgcctcatcctcttcctcgtcttcatcctcctccagctcttcagGAACAAGCCGAAAGGGCAGCCGTGATTGTTCGGTTTGCTTCGAAAGTGAGGTCATCGCAGCACTGGTCCCCTGTGGGCACAACCTCTTCTGTATGGAATGTGCCAATCGAATCTGTGAGAGGAGCGAGCCCAAATGCCCTGTCTGCCACACCGGCGTCACTCAGGCTATACGTATATTTTCATAAAAAGTGAAACTCTTTGACTCGTCAGTGAGACAGGCTACAATAGCAACAACAGACTCCTCATACTGCTTTAATGGTATCACCCAATCATCTGTAACGTGTACATAgatatacatatgtatgtgagagGCTGCAGTATCTAGAAGGAGGGACAGACACCCTTTTTGGGCTCAGTCATAGTTGTTAATAATATACTGTAGCTTGGGGAAATATTTTCAACATCTAAGtgcatgttttaaatattacagcATAGTAATCAATAGTTCTAGTAAAATTGTACCCTATATTTATGAAATGAAGAGACACAATGGGGTCATGATGGAGTTAAGTGGGTCAAACTGCAGCCGTTTGCGAGCTGAGCGTTCCAGTTTTGCCGGCTGAATGTAGTAAGAGGGAGGCCATGGCTGGGAAACGTGGAGAGCTTCCAGCTAAATAGGACTATTGACTTACAAGATACTGCAGCTTGAAGTCAGAGACCACACGGGGGAGAGGAACAACATATCCTACATATATATGTTTAGAATAAGTTTCCACAAGTTGAACGTTTTAAATGATATTAATACAGATTGaagtattttattcttttttgaCTTGAAAGATTATATTTCTTATTGCAAAGATGTTTacagatattttaatttaagttCAGTGAACTTTTTGTTGCTGGGTTTAaaccttgtttattttttagtaTGGCCCTATGGCATTGATCActgtattattttaatatcacaTGACGCTGGGTGGAAATACAAGTCCATACAATGTGTATTGCATTTGACAGTATTCTGTTGGGATGGAGTTTTTTATAGGTTCAGcaaaaaatgtcttttaaatcaGCTTCACCGAgcatattttttattcagtaatataaaagcatattttattctatattaTTATGAAACATTGAAATGTACAAAACTTAGTAAGttgaacacaaagaaacagtttATGCTTTCTAAAATTTGTATGAATTAGATTCCAGTGGGAATTACAGGCTTCTGTTGCACCACTATAGTTTtagtatttctattttaatacatttgtttACCACTTGTTTATGTATATGTAGGTGAAAATACTTGAGCgtaaatgtactttattgaGCAAAGTTTAAGattaaagtatattttattttatgaaagaGGGCCTTTAACCTCATGGTCAAATACTAATATTATATTTGCTGAGACaagatttgaaaatgtatcaagagttttatttttctgacatttaaagTTATACATGATAAAAGTAAAACTTAAGTAATGGTGctacttcatcttttttttaagtatttctaTATAAGTCCAATAAAAATGGTACATTCATGAGGTGTCTTACTCTTCGTGTCTTTCCTGACCTGTGTTGTTTAGTTCTGCTGGTCTCCACAGCAGGTTGAGGTGAGGCTGTTGGGGATTTTTGAAGTGTAATAGTTTTCCGAACATTTGACCCCTCTCTGCTTCCTAATGGAAGCTTGGAGAAGGCAGGATTATCATAGTGGgcttatttttttaacatatgCTCTGCAGTCAGATGAGGGAACCTGACCTGCCCTATCACTGATTAACGGTGCTGTGTGACCTATACCCATACAGCCTCTTCAAAATAATATCACCTGACTCTTCTGGGTAGTGATGGATCAGAGAAACACTTAATCAAGATACTGAAAA is part of the Pleuronectes platessa chromosome 1, fPlePla1.1, whole genome shotgun sequence genome and harbors:
- the mex3b gene encoding RNA-binding protein MEX3B; translated protein: MPSSLFADNSLQGDALDEQRALQIALDQLSLLGLDNDENPLYDNQEPRKRSVNMTECVPVPSSEHVAEIVGRQGCKIKALRAKTNTYIKTPVRGEEPVFVVTGRREDVAMARREIISAAEHFSMIRASRNKNTSLNGSGTPVPGPPNLPGQTTIQVRVPYRVVGLVVGPKGATIKRIQQQTHTYIVTPSRDKEPVFEVTGMPENVDRAREEIEAHISMRTGGLIELQDENDFHANGTDVGFDLHGHATLWSKPNGGMTLVRKPFSNYRNDSSSSLGSASTDSYFGNNSSRMADYSPPSPALSYTTTNNNGNNNNNNINVNTNGNGFVYGSEVISPDCTDLTFDSSPGFDPTQAPPGLLWSQCDSRITPSSTGGSSPTSTSAIFPTNTSTNANGIVASQRRVNGCTPQPRLSPPLHNHTGGPTEHPLAQRVRSDPVGGLLSFPGYSSTIASLPGPHLPGVACDSSASSSSSSSSSSSSSGTSRKGSRDCSVCFESEVIAALVPCGHNLFCMECANRICERSEPKCPVCHTGVTQAIRIFS